From a single Bos indicus isolate NIAB-ARS_2022 breed Sahiwal x Tharparkar chromosome 11, NIAB-ARS_B.indTharparkar_mat_pri_1.0, whole genome shotgun sequence genomic region:
- the LOC139185746 gene encoding large ribosomal subunit protein eL27-like encodes MSKFMKPRNAMLSLASHYKGDKEVIVKNADDGASDTPHSHAVVAGTNHCPCKATAAMAKKKITKRSKSKSLVKVYHYNHLRPTTISMGIPLDETVAKKDIFRDPAAECKA; translated from the coding sequence ATGAGCAAGTTCATGAAACCCAGGAATGCGATGCTGTCCCTGGCCAGTCACTACAAAGGAGACAAAGAGGTCATCGTGAAGAACGCTGATGATGGCGCCTCCGACACACCCCACAGCCATGCTGTGGTGGCTGGAACTAATCACTGTCCCTGCAAAGCGACAGCTGCCATGGCCAAGAAGAAAATCACCAAGAGGTCAAAGAGCAAGTCTTTGGTGAAAGTTTATCATTATAATCACCTCAGGCCCACCACGATCTCTATGGGTATCCCCTTGGACGAAACTGTTGCCAAAAAGGATATCTTCAGAGACCCTGCTGCCGAATGCAAAGCCTGA